One window from the genome of Leptospira johnsonii encodes:
- a CDS encoding GyrI-like domain-containing protein, which produces MKIFLGVILALIVSGIGYFYYLGAFDTIQVKEETLGPFYVLSHERVGNYRNVGETFEAIQKEFPEKGFKNYKLFGIYKDNPNTVPEEKLRCEVGALFSEPVTEIPSGLSIPLKYRIIEKKRYLTVDFPLKSFVSIFLGIFKVYPELTKVCIERGCVMGGKESIEIYEPIVEKKMKYMFSLD; this is translated from the coding sequence TTGAAAATTTTCTTAGGCGTTATTCTTGCCTTAATCGTTTCAGGGATCGGCTATTTTTATTATTTGGGTGCGTTCGACACGATCCAAGTAAAGGAAGAAACATTAGGACCATTCTATGTTCTGTCGCATGAAAGAGTGGGGAATTACAGGAATGTAGGGGAAACTTTCGAAGCTATTCAAAAGGAATTTCCGGAGAAGGGATTTAAAAATTATAAACTTTTCGGGATCTATAAGGATAACCCGAATACTGTTCCGGAAGAAAAATTGAGATGCGAAGTTGGAGCATTGTTTTCGGAACCTGTCACTGAAATTCCTTCTGGATTATCGATTCCTTTAAAATACAGGATCATCGAAAAGAAACGATATCTAACGGTCGATTTCCCATTGAAAAGTTTTGTTTCTATCTTTCTCGGGATTTTTAAAGTTTATCCGGAGCTGACAAAAGTTTGTATCGAAAGAGGTTGCGTCATGGGCGGAAAAGAGTCGATTGAGATTTACGAGCCGATCGTCGAGAAGAAGATGAAATATATGTTCTCTTTGGATTGA
- the add gene encoding adenosine deaminase produces the protein MGVTFSEVLERIRILDRDVSELNRLKSRLPADRPYSSSLQISFDKQINNLLNERIRLLDLEISDPPRWLLGDTDAYDSGQRTASAFLEPADLSSKKLQDQDVINLIRELPKTEIHLHLEACVNKDTMKKLMAKNGIQLSDEEFEAKFNFKDLNGFIQVFFFIQSLVKEPADLYYFVGSLAEYMRANRILYTEVFFAPSKFIQNGLDFDEMVSQLVEGIREEKEKDGIEIRLLVDVSRSFGPENAMNNLNRVLKLKHKEVIGIGLGGAELMGPARDYAEVFKKAKEAGLRTVAHSGEDDGPWAIWEAVELCKAERIGHGTSAIQDPELVNYLRENKIPIEVCVTSNVFTGKYVRKEQNHPVRYYYDQGLPLCINTDDPEIFNVNLTYEYFKLWRFLDFSLDEIVDLIRQGVYATFHPQKETLWKDMEVQIKKVKEKYGLLEPSVR, from the coding sequence GTGGGCGTGACCTTCTCAGAAGTTTTGGAAAGAATCCGGATTTTAGACCGGGATGTCTCCGAATTGAACCGTCTGAAAAGCAGACTTCCCGCTGATAGGCCTTATTCTTCTTCCCTTCAAATCTCTTTCGACAAACAGATCAATAATCTTCTGAACGAAAGGATACGCCTTTTGGATCTGGAGATTTCAGATCCACCTCGTTGGCTTTTAGGAGACACGGACGCTTACGATTCCGGGCAAAGAACCGCTTCTGCGTTTTTGGAACCTGCGGATCTTTCGTCCAAAAAATTACAAGATCAAGATGTTATTAATCTGATTAGAGAGTTACCTAAGACAGAGATCCATCTTCATCTAGAAGCCTGTGTTAATAAGGACACCATGAAAAAACTCATGGCCAAAAATGGGATCCAACTCAGCGACGAAGAGTTCGAAGCTAAGTTTAATTTTAAAGATCTAAACGGTTTTATCCAAGTATTCTTCTTTATCCAAAGTTTGGTGAAAGAGCCTGCTGACCTTTATTATTTTGTGGGAAGCCTAGCGGAGTACATGAGGGCAAATAGGATCCTGTACACCGAAGTATTCTTTGCTCCTTCTAAGTTTATCCAAAACGGTTTGGACTTCGACGAAATGGTGAGCCAACTCGTGGAAGGTATTAGAGAAGAAAAGGAAAAGGACGGCATAGAGATCCGACTTCTTGTAGACGTTTCCAGATCTTTCGGTCCTGAAAATGCGATGAACAACCTGAACAGGGTACTGAAACTCAAACATAAGGAAGTGATCGGTATCGGTTTGGGTGGAGCGGAACTCATGGGGCCTGCCAGAGATTACGCAGAAGTATTCAAAAAAGCTAAAGAAGCAGGACTCAGAACGGTTGCTCACTCCGGAGAGGACGACGGTCCTTGGGCGATTTGGGAAGCTGTGGAACTTTGTAAAGCGGAGCGTATCGGTCACGGAACTTCTGCCATCCAAGATCCTGAGTTGGTGAATTATTTAAGAGAGAACAAGATCCCGATAGAGGTTTGTGTTACGTCTAACGTGTTTACCGGAAAATATGTGCGTAAAGAACAGAATCACCCTGTTCGCTATTATTACGACCAAGGTCTTCCACTTTGTATCAATACCGACGACCCTGAAATATTTAACGTCAATCTGACTTATGAATATTTTAAACTTTGGAGATTTTTGGATTTCTCTTTGGATGAGATCGTAGATCTGATCCGACAAGGCGTATACGCCACATTCCATCCTCAAAAAGAGACACTTTGGAAAGATATGGAAGTTCAGATCAAAAAAGTAAAAGAGAAATACGGTCTTTTGGAACCTAGCGTCCGATAG